One genomic window of Comamonas serinivorans includes the following:
- the rpsE gene encoding 30S ribosomal protein S5 — MAKFQARTQGDGPEDGLREKMIAVNRVTKVVKGGRIMGFAALTVVGDGDGRVGMGKGKSKEVPAAVQKAMEEARRNMTKVSLKDGTIHHNVIGQHGAARVMMAPAPKGTGIIAGGPMRAVFEVMGITDIVAKSHGSSNPYNMVRATFDALRNCTTPAEVAAKRGKSVEEIFN; from the coding sequence ATGGCTAAATTTCAAGCACGTACTCAAGGCGATGGACCCGAAGACGGTCTGCGCGAGAAGATGATCGCTGTGAACCGCGTGACCAAAGTGGTCAAGGGCGGTCGAATCATGGGCTTTGCTGCGCTGACCGTGGTTGGCGATGGCGATGGTCGCGTTGGCATGGGCAAGGGCAAATCCAAGGAAGTGCCGGCAGCTGTGCAAAAGGCGATGGAAGAAGCCCGTCGCAACATGACCAAGGTGTCGCTCAAGGATGGCACCATTCACCACAACGTGATTGGTCAGCACGGCGCTGCCCGCGTCATGATGGCACCGGCCCCCAAGGGGACCGGCATCATCGCCGGTGGTCCGATGCGCGCTGTCTTCGAAGTGATGGGGATCACCGACATCGTGGCCAAGAGCCACGGTTCGAGCAATCCTTACAACATGGTCCGTGCAACGTTCGATGCACTGCGCAACTGCACCACCCCTGCTGAGGTGGCCGCCAAGCGTGGCAAGAGCGTTGAAGAGATCTTCAACTGA
- the rplR gene encoding 50S ribosomal protein L18 — MLNKKEQRLRRARQTRIRIVSKGMPRLAVNRTNLHIYATLISGDGTQVLASASTAEADVRKSLGASGKGGNTAAAELIGKRIAEKAKAAGVEKVAFDRAGFAYHGRVKALAEAAREAGLQF, encoded by the coding sequence ATGTTGAACAAGAAAGAACAACGTCTGCGTCGTGCTCGTCAAACGCGCATCCGCATTGTCAGCAAGGGCATGCCCCGTCTGGCAGTCAATCGCACCAACCTGCACATCTATGCCACGCTGATTTCGGGCGACGGCACCCAGGTGCTGGCTTCCGCCTCGACGGCCGAAGCCGATGTGCGCAAATCGCTGGGCGCCAGCGGCAAGGGTGGCAACACCGCGGCCGCAGAACTGATTGGCAAGCGCATTGCCGAGAAGGCCAAGGCTGCTGGCGTGGAAAAGGTTGCGTTCGACCGCGCCGGCTTCGCCTACCACGGCCGTGTCAAGGCCCTGGCTGAAGCAGCGCGTGAAGCTGGCCTGCAGTTCTAA
- the rplF gene encoding 50S ribosomal protein L6: protein MSRVAKTAVVVPSGVTVSINDDKIAVKGSGGELVVSQNALVQVKQDAGQLSFTPADESREANAMSGTMRQLVNNMVVGVSKGFEKKLTLVGVGFRAQAQGDKLNLAVGFSHPVNIQMPQGVSVATPAPTEIIVKGADRQAVGQIAANIRAVRPPEPYKGKGIRYADERIVLKETKKK from the coding sequence ATGTCACGTGTAGCAAAAACGGCCGTTGTGGTGCCCTCCGGCGTCACCGTGTCGATCAACGACGACAAGATTGCCGTCAAGGGTTCGGGCGGCGAGTTGGTCGTGTCCCAGAACGCCTTGGTGCAAGTCAAGCAAGACGCTGGTCAGCTGAGCTTCACGCCGGCCGACGAGTCGCGCGAAGCCAATGCCATGAGCGGCACCATGCGTCAGCTGGTGAACAACATGGTCGTGGGCGTCAGCAAGGGCTTCGAAAAGAAGTTGACCCTGGTCGGCGTGGGTTTCCGCGCCCAGGCCCAAGGCGACAAGCTGAACCTGGCGGTGGGCTTCTCGCATCCGGTCAACATCCAGATGCCCCAGGGCGTCTCGGTCGCCACGCCGGCTCCGACGGAAATCATCGTCAAGGGTGCCGATCGTCAGGCGGTGGGTCAGATTGCAGCCAACATCCGCGCGGTTCGTCCGCCTGAGCCTTACAAGGGCAAGGGCATCCGCTATGCGGACGAGCGCATTGTGCTCAAAGAGACCAAGAAGAAATAA
- the rpsH gene encoding 30S ribosomal protein S8: MSMSDPIADLLTRIRNAQMVSKTTVSVPSSKVKVAIAQVLKDEGYIDGFEVKSEAGKSELQISLKYYAGRPVIERIERVSRPGLRVYKGAQSIPQVQNGLGVAIVTTPKGVMTDRKARAAGVGGEVLCYVA, from the coding sequence ATGAGCATGAGTGATCCCATTGCCGACCTGTTGACGCGCATCCGCAACGCGCAAATGGTCTCCAAGACCACGGTGTCGGTGCCTTCCTCCAAGGTGAAGGTGGCCATTGCCCAAGTCCTGAAGGACGAAGGCTACATCGATGGTTTCGAAGTGAAGAGCGAAGCCGGCAAGTCCGAGCTGCAAATTTCGCTGAAGTACTACGCCGGTCGTCCGGTGATCGAGCGCATTGAGCGCGTGAGCCGTCCCGGCCTGCGTGTCTACAAGGGCGCACAGAGCATTCCCCAGGTGCAAAACGGCCTGGGTGTGGCCATTGTGACCACGCCCAAGGGTGTGATGACCGATCGCAAAGCACGCGCAGCCGGTGTCGGTGGCGAAGTGCTGTGCTACGTCGCCTGA
- the rpsN gene encoding 30S ribosomal protein S14: protein MAKKALIERELKREKLAAKYAAKYKELKDIAGDAKRSDEERMAARDALQKLPRNANPTRQRARCEITGRPRGTFRQFGLGRAKIRELAFAGDIPGVTKASW, encoded by the coding sequence ATGGCTAAGAAAGCTTTGATCGAACGCGAACTCAAGCGCGAAAAACTGGCTGCCAAGTACGCTGCCAAGTACAAAGAGCTCAAGGACATCGCAGGCGACGCCAAGCGCAGCGATGAGGAGCGCATGGCTGCCCGCGATGCACTGCAAAAGCTGCCTCGCAATGCCAACCCGACGCGCCAACGTGCACGTTGCGAAATCACGGGTCGTCCCCGTGGCACCTTCCGTCAATTCGGTCTGGGCCGCGCCAAGATTCGCGAACTGGCTTTCGCCGGTGACATCCCGGGTGTCACCAAGGCCAGCTGGTAA
- the rplE gene encoding 50S ribosomal protein L5, which yields MARLQQHYRENVAPELMKKFGYKSPMEVPRITKITLNMGVSEAVADKKVMEHAVSDLTKIAGQKPVVTVARKAIAGFKIREGQAIGCMVTLRGARMFEFLDRFVTVALPRVRDFRGISGRSFDGRGNYNVGVKEQIIFPEIEYDKVDALRGLNISITTTAKNDEEAKALLAGFRFPFKN from the coding sequence ATGGCTCGACTGCAACAACACTACCGCGAAAACGTCGCACCCGAACTGATGAAGAAGTTCGGCTACAAGTCGCCCATGGAGGTGCCGCGCATCACCAAGATCACCCTGAACATGGGTGTGAGTGAAGCCGTTGCCGACAAGAAGGTCATGGAACACGCTGTGTCCGACCTGACCAAGATCGCCGGTCAAAAGCCCGTCGTGACCGTTGCCCGCAAGGCCATCGCTGGTTTCAAGATCCGCGAAGGTCAAGCCATTGGCTGCATGGTCACCCTGCGTGGTGCCCGCATGTTCGAATTCCTGGACCGTTTCGTCACCGTGGCCCTGCCCCGCGTGCGTGACTTCCGTGGTATTTCGGGCCGTTCGTTCGATGGCCGCGGCAACTACAACGTTGGCGTCAAAGAACAGATCATCTTCCCCGAAATCGAATACGACAAGGTGGATGCTCTGCGTGGTCTGAACATCAGCATCACCACCACCGCCAAGAACGACGAAGAAGCCAAGGCCTTGCTGGCTGGTTTCCGTTTCCCGTTCAAGAACTGA
- the rplX gene encoding 50S ribosomal protein L24, whose translation MNKLIKGDQVIVLTGRDKGKTGKIALRVDDERVVVEGVNLVKKHVKPNPMKGETGGIVEKSMPIHQSNLAIFNTATGKADRVSIKVDESAAKGKRRVRVYKSSGDAIKVA comes from the coding sequence ATGAACAAGCTCATCAAAGGCGACCAGGTCATCGTGCTGACCGGCCGCGACAAAGGCAAAACCGGCAAGATTGCACTGCGCGTCGACGACGAACGCGTGGTGGTGGAAGGCGTGAATCTGGTGAAGAAGCACGTCAAGCCCAATCCCATGAAGGGCGAGACGGGCGGCATCGTGGAGAAGTCCATGCCCATCCATCAGTCGAACCTGGCCATTTTCAACACCGCCACGGGCAAGGCTGACCGCGTCAGCATCAAGGTGGACGAGAGCGCAGCCAAGGGCAAGCGCCGCGTTCGCGTCTACAAGTCCAGCGGCGACGCAATCAAGGTCGCTTGA
- the rplN gene encoding 50S ribosomal protein L14 yields the protein MIQTETRLDVADNTGAKSVQCIKVLGGSHRRYASVGDIIKVTVKEAAPRGRVKKGEVYSAVVVRTAKGIRRPDGSLVKFDGNAAVLLNAKLEPIGTRIFGPVTRELRTEKFMKIVSLAPEVL from the coding sequence ATGATTCAAACTGAAACTCGGTTGGATGTCGCTGACAACACCGGCGCCAAGTCTGTCCAGTGCATCAAGGTGCTGGGTGGTTCGCATCGCCGCTATGCCAGCGTGGGCGACATCATCAAGGTGACCGTGAAGGAAGCTGCACCGCGTGGTCGCGTCAAAAAAGGCGAGGTCTACAGCGCTGTGGTGGTCCGCACGGCCAAAGGCATCCGTCGTCCGGATGGCTCGCTGGTGAAGTTCGACGGCAACGCCGCCGTGCTGCTGAACGCCAAGCTCGAGCCCATCGGCACCCGCATTTTTGGCCCCGTGACTCGTGAACTGCGTACTGAAAAGTTCATGAAGATCGTCTCGCTGGCACCTGAAGTGCTGTAA
- a CDS encoding glycerol-3-phosphate dehydrogenase/oxidase, producing the protein MTPAEASTDRRTLLAQIARPQPWDLAVVGGGATGLGVALLAARRGLRVVLVEADDFASGTSSRSTKLVHGGVRYLAQGRVALVRQALHERKRLMQAAPHLVQPLPFVVPAHRAWDNGLHRLGLGVYDWLAGADSLGRTEWLSNQALHQAVPGFSDDLHNGGIRYWDAQFDDARFALALARSAVAHGAVLLNHCPAVRLLRDAGRVRGLVCRDAELGVTHTLRARCVVNATGVWSDAVRGDGDGRGAATVLLSRGAHLVVPQAGLLNDHAVLLPQTADGRVLFAVPWLGHVLLGTTDTPHPAPARDPLPSAAEVAFILTEINRYTRRPLQPTDVRSLWAGLRPLALAAGAPHGASPTLSREHRVHVAADGLISVVGGKWTTFRVMAVDALAGVALQLGCPPWVGQDAELPRLAGAPEVGDALPAPLHRPPDGLGLGRDAAAVQQLPGADRVLGLGLSEARVRFAVRHEFARTVADVLARRARVLMLDAACAERLVPRVAAILREEGVPDPQPAHALLLSRQQLALTRASQSVLT; encoded by the coding sequence ATGACGCCGGCCGAGGCCAGCACCGACCGGCGCACCTTGCTGGCGCAGATCGCGCGGCCACAACCGTGGGACCTGGCCGTGGTGGGCGGCGGCGCGACCGGCCTGGGGGTGGCGCTGCTGGCGGCGCGGCGCGGCCTGCGCGTGGTCCTGGTCGAGGCCGACGACTTCGCCAGTGGCACCTCCTCGCGCTCGACCAAGCTGGTTCACGGCGGCGTGCGCTACCTGGCGCAAGGCCGCGTGGCCCTGGTGCGCCAGGCGCTGCACGAACGCAAGCGGCTGATGCAGGCTGCGCCGCACCTGGTGCAGCCCTTGCCCTTCGTGGTGCCGGCCCACCGCGCCTGGGACAACGGGCTGCATCGCCTGGGCTTGGGCGTTTACGACTGGCTGGCGGGTGCGGACAGCCTGGGGCGCACCGAGTGGCTCTCCAATCAGGCTTTGCATCAAGCAGTACCCGGCTTCTCCGATGATCTGCACAACGGAGGTATTCGATACTGGGATGCGCAGTTCGACGATGCGCGCTTCGCCTTGGCATTGGCGCGCAGTGCGGTGGCGCACGGAGCCGTGCTGCTCAACCACTGTCCCGCCGTGCGCCTGCTGCGCGACGCCGGCCGGGTGCGGGGCCTGGTGTGCCGCGACGCCGAGCTGGGCGTCACCCACACCCTGCGGGCCCGCTGCGTGGTCAACGCCACGGGCGTCTGGTCGGATGCCGTGCGGGGCGACGGCGACGGGCGCGGCGCCGCCACCGTGTTGCTGAGCCGTGGGGCGCACCTGGTGGTGCCGCAGGCGGGCCTGCTCAACGACCACGCCGTGTTGCTGCCGCAAACGGCGGACGGGCGCGTGCTGTTCGCGGTACCGTGGCTGGGCCATGTGCTGCTGGGCACCACGGACACGCCCCATCCGGCGCCGGCGCGCGACCCCTTGCCATCGGCTGCCGAGGTGGCCTTCATCCTGACGGAGATCAACCGCTACACGCGGCGGCCGCTGCAGCCCACGGATGTGCGCAGCCTGTGGGCGGGGCTGCGGCCCTTGGCGCTGGCCGCGGGTGCCCCGCATGGCGCCAGCCCCACCCTGAGCCGCGAGCACCGCGTGCACGTGGCCGCAGACGGCCTGATCAGCGTGGTCGGTGGCAAGTGGACCACCTTCCGCGTCATGGCCGTCGACGCCTTGGCAGGCGTGGCGCTTCAGCTGGGCTGCCCACCGTGGGTGGGGCAGGACGCTGAGCTGCCGCGCCTGGCCGGCGCGCCCGAGGTGGGCGACGCTTTGCCCGCGCCGCTGCATCGGCCGCCCGATGGGCTGGGGCTGGGCCGTGATGCCGCCGCCGTGCAGCAGCTGCCCGGCGCAGACCGCGTGCTGGGCCTGGGCCTGAGCGAAGCCCGCGTGCGCTTCGCCGTGCGCCACGAGTTCGCGCGCACGGTCGCCGACGTCCTGGCGCGTCGGGCGCGCGTGCTGATGCTGGACGCGGCCTGTGCCGAGCGCCTGGTGCCGCGCGTGGCCGCGATCCTGCGCGAGGAAGGCGTGCCCGACCCGCAGCCGGCGCACGCGCTGTTGTTGTCACGCCAACAACTCGCCTTGACGAGGGCCAGTCAGTCAGTTCTGACTTGA
- the glpK gene encoding glycerol kinase GlpK: MPPRHLLALDQGTTSSRALVIDDQGQVQALAQREFPQHFPQSGWVEHDAMDIWRSQYAVAQEALAQWQAQARPGETRTLAQVAGIGIANQRETTVLWDRATGLPVAPAIVWQDRRTAPACEALRQAGHAARLQRRTGLVLDAYFSASKLAWLLAHVPGARQRAEAGELAFGTVDSWLIWRLTGGRAHVCDASNAARTLLFDIHRFAWDDGLLRLFDIPRAVLPRVVPSCGWVADTDAALFGIPLPIAGVAGDQQAALFGQACFAPGMAKNTYGTGCFMLMNTGDEPCRSTHRLLTTVAWQGPPEVAANKTYGLEGSVFMGGATIQWLRDGLGLIQRADEVQALAASVPDAGGVCMVPAFAGLGAPHWDPHARGLLVGLHRGSTRAHIARAALDGIAQQCADVFEAMALDAGTPVQELRVDGGASRNDVLMQLQADLLGVPVVRPRQTETTALGVAYLAGLATGVWTSGAAIAAQWGVARRFEPTVSEAERADRRAVWRDAMRRSRHWARADAAAP, translated from the coding sequence ATGCCGCCACGCCATTTGCTGGCCCTGGATCAGGGCACCACCTCGTCGCGCGCCTTGGTCATCGACGACCAGGGGCAGGTGCAGGCGCTCGCGCAGCGCGAGTTTCCGCAGCACTTCCCGCAGTCGGGCTGGGTCGAGCACGACGCCATGGACATCTGGCGCAGCCAATACGCTGTGGCCCAGGAGGCGCTGGCGCAATGGCAGGCCCAGGCGCGGCCCGGTGAGACGCGCACGCTGGCGCAGGTGGCGGGCATCGGCATCGCCAACCAGCGCGAAACCACGGTGCTGTGGGACCGCGCCACGGGGCTGCCGGTGGCGCCCGCCATCGTCTGGCAGGACCGGCGCACGGCACCGGCCTGCGAGGCGCTGCGGCAGGCCGGCCACGCGGCCCGTTTGCAGCGCCGCACCGGGCTGGTGCTGGATGCGTATTTTTCGGCCAGCAAACTGGCCTGGCTGTTGGCGCACGTGCCCGGCGCGCGCCAACGGGCCGAGGCGGGCGAGCTGGCGTTCGGCACCGTGGACAGCTGGCTGATCTGGCGCCTGACGGGCGGCCGCGCGCACGTGTGCGATGCCAGCAACGCGGCGCGCACGCTGTTGTTCGACATCCACCGCTTTGCCTGGGACGATGGGCTGCTGAGGCTGTTCGACATCCCGCGTGCGGTGTTGCCGCGTGTGGTGCCGTCCTGCGGCTGGGTGGCCGACACCGACGCCGCGTTGTTTGGCATCCCGCTGCCGATTGCGGGCGTGGCGGGCGACCAGCAGGCGGCCCTGTTCGGCCAGGCCTGCTTTGCCCCCGGCATGGCCAAGAACACCTACGGCACGGGCTGCTTCATGCTCATGAACACGGGCGACGAGCCATGCCGCAGCACGCATCGCCTGCTGACCACCGTGGCCTGGCAAGGCCCGCCGGAGGTGGCCGCCAACAAGACGTATGGGCTGGAGGGCTCGGTGTTCATGGGCGGCGCCACCATCCAGTGGCTGCGCGACGGCCTGGGCCTGATTCAGCGCGCCGACGAGGTGCAGGCGCTGGCCGCCAGCGTGCCCGATGCCGGCGGGGTGTGCATGGTGCCGGCGTTCGCGGGCCTGGGGGCGCCGCATTGGGACCCGCACGCCCGGGGCCTGCTGGTGGGCCTGCACCGGGGCAGCACGCGGGCGCACATCGCGCGCGCGGCGCTGGACGGCATCGCCCAGCAGTGCGCCGATGTGTTCGAGGCCATGGCGCTCGATGCCGGCACGCCGGTGCAGGAGCTGCGCGTGGACGGCGGGGCCAGCCGCAACGATGTGCTGATGCAGCTGCAGGCCGATTTGCTGGGGGTGCCCGTGGTGCGGCCGCGCCAGACCGAGACGACGGCCCTGGGTGTGGCCTACTTGGCGGGGCTGGCCACCGGCGTGTGGACCTCGGGCGCGGCGATTGCGGCGCAATGGGGCGTGGCGCGGCGGTTCGAGCCCACCGTGTCTGAGGCGGAGCGGGCCGATCGCCGGGCCGTGTGGCGCGACGCCATGAGGCGCAGCCGCCACTGGGCGCGGGCCGACGCGGCAGCGCCATGA
- the proC gene encoding pyrroline-5-carboxylate reductase, with the protein MSSSTLPSSDSPTIAFIGGGNMASAIAGGLLSHGLTPRQLLVVEPFAATREALKAGHGIDALPAADERLAAASLVIWAVKPQVFAEATQPVAPFTRQALHLSVAAGIPTDAIARWLGTERIVRAMPNTPALVGLGMTGLFARAGAQADDRRQVERVLAGTGQTLWVTEETQLDAVTALSGSGPAYVFYFLEAMAQAGQDMGLPAEQALQLALGTFVGAATLAQRSPEAPATLRERVTSKGGTTFAALESLRGSQVAEHFITAMKAAQARSAELGAEFGR; encoded by the coding sequence ATGAGCTCCTCCACCCTGCCCTCCTCCGACTCCCCCACCATCGCCTTCATCGGCGGCGGCAACATGGCCAGCGCCATCGCTGGCGGCTTGCTGAGCCACGGCCTGACGCCGCGCCAGTTGCTCGTGGTCGAGCCCTTTGCCGCCACGCGCGAGGCCCTGAAGGCTGGCCACGGCATCGACGCCCTGCCCGCCGCCGACGAGCGCCTCGCGGCGGCCAGCCTGGTCATCTGGGCCGTCAAGCCCCAGGTGTTTGCCGAGGCGACCCAGCCGGTCGCGCCCTTCACGCGCCAGGCCCTGCACCTGTCGGTGGCCGCCGGCATCCCCACCGACGCGATCGCGCGCTGGCTGGGCACCGAGCGCATCGTGCGCGCCATGCCCAACACGCCGGCCCTGGTCGGCCTGGGGATGACCGGCCTGTTCGCGCGCGCCGGCGCCCAGGCCGACGATCGCCGCCAGGTCGAGCGCGTGCTGGCCGGCACCGGCCAGACGCTGTGGGTGACCGAGGAAACCCAGCTGGACGCCGTGACGGCGCTGTCGGGCTCGGGCCCGGCCTACGTGTTCTATTTCCTCGAAGCCATGGCCCAGGCCGGCCAGGACATGGGGCTGCCGGCCGAGCAGGCGCTGCAACTCGCGCTGGGCACCTTCGTGGGCGCCGCCACGCTGGCCCAGCGTTCGCCCGAGGCCCCCGCCACGCTGCGCGAACGCGTGACCAGCAAAGGCGGCACCACGTTTGCGGCGTTGGAATCCCTGCGTGGCAGCCAGGTGGCCGAGCACTTCATCACCGCGATGAAGGCCGCGCAGGCCCGCTCGGCCGAGCTGGGCGCCGAATTCGGGCGCTGA
- the ubiA gene encoding 4-hydroxybenzoate octaprenyltransferase, whose protein sequence is MAAPAPAPLSVPPSSPSPAPLWRRKLALYLNLIRFDRPAGWLVLVWPTLAALWAASGGFPGWHLLTVFVLGTVLMRSAGCCINDVADRDFDRHVKRTVNRPITSGQVSVTEALLLGAVLTLVSLGLVLTTRWEAVAWSVPAVLVTILYPFTKRFFAMPQAVLGIAFNFGIVIAYAAVQGRVPAEAWLMWLGNLCLVLAYDTEYAMVDRDDDLKIGMRTSAITLGRFDVAAVLGFFVLNLLLWALALRHLPWPFWLGCAAIAVQIVWHHHLIKDRTREGCFTAFSKSHWMGVALFAGVASAYAIL, encoded by the coding sequence ATGGCTGCTCCCGCTCCCGCGCCGCTTTCGGTGCCCCCCTCTTCACCGTCGCCCGCGCCGCTGTGGCGGCGCAAGCTGGCCCTGTACCTGAACCTGATCCGTTTCGACCGGCCTGCGGGCTGGCTGGTGCTGGTCTGGCCCACGCTGGCGGCGCTGTGGGCGGCCTCGGGTGGTTTTCCGGGCTGGCACCTGCTCACCGTTTTCGTGCTGGGCACGGTGCTCATGCGCAGCGCGGGCTGCTGCATCAACGACGTGGCCGACCGCGACTTCGACCGCCACGTCAAGCGCACGGTCAATCGGCCCATCACCTCGGGCCAGGTGTCGGTGACCGAGGCCTTGCTGCTGGGCGCGGTGCTGACCCTGGTGTCGCTGGGCCTGGTACTGACCACGCGCTGGGAGGCGGTGGCGTGGTCGGTGCCGGCGGTGCTGGTGACCATCCTGTACCCCTTCACCAAGCGGTTTTTCGCCATGCCGCAGGCGGTGCTGGGCATCGCGTTCAACTTCGGCATCGTGATCGCCTACGCCGCGGTGCAGGGCCGCGTGCCGGCCGAGGCCTGGTTGATGTGGCTGGGCAACCTGTGCCTGGTGCTGGCCTACGACACCGAGTACGCGATGGTCGACCGCGACGACGACCTGAAGATCGGCATGCGCACCTCGGCCATCACGCTGGGGCGCTTCGATGTGGCGGCGGTGCTGGGCTTCTTCGTGCTGAACCTGCTGCTGTGGGCCCTGGCCCTGCGTCACCTGCCGTGGCCGTTCTGGCTGGGTTGTGCCGCCATTGCGGTGCAGATCGTCTGGCACCACCACCTGATCAAGGACCGCACGCGCGAAGGGTGTTTCACCGCCTTCAGCAAAAGCCACTGGATGGGGGTGGCGCTGTTCGCTGGCGTGGCATCTGCCTATGCCATTCTGTGA
- a CDS encoding TauD/TfdA dioxygenase family protein, with protein MRIQQVAGAIGAEIHGIDLARGLSASEAQAVRDAFLTHQVIFFRDQALTPEAFMAFAEAMGTPVEYPFVKGIAGFPQIIEVKKLETERVNFGGIWHSDTTYLDEPPMGSMLLAREVPPYGGDTLFASQYAAYEALSDGMKRILDPLVGISSSAKADVSKTREDRLRSDGKDEAPRDYLATHPVVRTHPETGRKALFVNVAHTAGIEGLTEAESAPLLQFLFAHQVKPEFTCRFVWQPGSLAFWDNRCAQHNPVNDYHGHRRVMHRITLAGDRPR; from the coding sequence ATGCGCATTCAACAAGTGGCCGGCGCCATCGGCGCCGAAATTCACGGCATCGATCTGGCCCGCGGCCTGAGTGCCAGCGAGGCCCAGGCCGTGCGCGACGCCTTCCTGACACACCAGGTCATCTTCTTTCGCGACCAGGCGCTGACGCCCGAGGCCTTCATGGCCTTTGCCGAGGCCATGGGCACACCGGTGGAGTACCCCTTCGTCAAAGGCATTGCCGGCTTCCCCCAGATCATCGAGGTGAAAAAGCTGGAGACCGAGCGCGTGAATTTCGGTGGCATCTGGCATTCGGACACCACCTACCTGGACGAGCCGCCCATGGGCTCGATGCTGCTCGCGCGCGAGGTGCCGCCCTACGGCGGCGACACCTTGTTCGCCAGCCAGTACGCGGCCTACGAGGCCTTGTCGGATGGGATGAAGCGCATCCTCGATCCGCTGGTGGGCATTTCCAGCTCGGCCAAGGCCGACGTCAGCAAAACGCGCGAAGACCGCCTGCGCAGCGACGGCAAGGACGAGGCACCCCGCGACTACCTGGCCACCCATCCGGTGGTGCGCACCCACCCCGAGACGGGGCGCAAGGCCTTGTTCGTCAACGTGGCCCACACCGCCGGCATCGAGGGCCTGACCGAGGCGGAAAGTGCGCCGCTGCTGCAGTTCCTGTTCGCACACCAGGTCAAGCCCGAGTTCACCTGCCGCTTTGTGTGGCAGCCCGGCTCGCTGGCCTTCTGGGACAACCGCTGCGCGCAGCACAACCCCGTCAACGACTACCACGGCCACCGCCGCGTCATGCACCGCATCACGCTGGCGGGCGACCGGCCGCGCTGA
- a CDS encoding HupE/UreJ family protein, which translates to MTRTFPSTLAGLALLGTSLGAQAHHAMDGAMPSTFTQGLLSGLAHPVIGLDHLAFIVAAAWLIAKRPAALRAGLAGAFVLAALLGTVLHLNRVDVPGSELWVALSVVLAGALVWTRQLAPAQGLWVLLPVAGGFHGYAYGESIVGAEPTALYAYLLGFVLIQWGVMVGISSALNRLQASSFARSAVTAGVAVTATGLWFSISQAAGLLTV; encoded by the coding sequence ATGACACGCACGTTCCCGTCCACCCTCGCCGGTCTGGCGCTGCTGGGCACCTCGCTGGGCGCACAGGCGCACCACGCCATGGATGGCGCCATGCCGAGCACGTTCACGCAAGGCCTGCTGTCTGGCCTGGCGCATCCCGTCATCGGGCTGGACCACCTGGCCTTCATCGTCGCGGCGGCTTGGCTCATCGCCAAGCGGCCAGCGGCCTTGCGGGCCGGCTTGGCGGGGGCCTTTGTCCTGGCCGCGCTGCTCGGCACGGTTTTGCACCTCAACCGGGTGGATGTGCCAGGCTCTGAGCTGTGGGTGGCTTTGTCAGTGGTGCTGGCAGGTGCCCTGGTGTGGACGCGTCAGCTGGCACCGGCCCAGGGGTTGTGGGTGCTGCTGCCGGTGGCGGGGGGGTTCCACGGCTACGCCTACGGCGAGTCCATCGTGGGGGCTGAGCCCACCGCCTTGTACGCCTACCTGCTGGGCTTCGTCTTGATCCAGTGGGGGGTGATGGTGGGCATCTCGAGCGCGCTGAACCGGCTGCAGGCCAGCAGCTTTGCGCGCTCGGCCGTCACGGCGGGCGTGGCGGTCACGGCCACCGGTCTGTGGTTCAGCATCAGCCAGGCGGCAGGCCTGCTGACGGTTTGA
- a CDS encoding AzlD domain-containing protein yields the protein MSGTDLWTLLVIVGLTATTVIARCFFFLSNKEWPLPAWAGRGLQYAPIAALGAVIAPELAFSGGQFSLSWTDARVWAALAAAAFVFWRKHTGYAMPGAIAVGMAIYLPLHLALGW from the coding sequence GTGAGCGGCACCGACCTCTGGACCCTGCTCGTCATCGTGGGCCTGACCGCGACCACGGTGATCGCGCGCTGCTTCTTCTTCCTCTCGAACAAGGAATGGCCGCTGCCGGCCTGGGCCGGGCGCGGCCTGCAGTACGCGCCCATTGCCGCACTCGGCGCCGTCATCGCGCCCGAGCTGGCCTTCAGCGGCGGGCAGTTCAGCCTGTCCTGGACCGACGCGCGCGTCTGGGCGGCCCTGGCCGCCGCGGCCTTCGTGTTCTGGCGCAAACACACCGGCTACGCCATGCCGGGGGCCATCGCCGTGGGCATGGCGATCTACCTGCCGCTGCACCTGGCCCTGGGCTGGTGA